One Triticum dicoccoides isolate Atlit2015 ecotype Zavitan chromosome 4B, WEW_v2.0, whole genome shotgun sequence genomic window carries:
- the LOC119293900 gene encoding late embryogenesis abundant protein D-34-like: MSIARFSCTTHLATLHTLGATRQITRRLLGKMSQGQQRRPSSDQAQAGGGGQGQGQGGGAVRYGDVFPAVTGGLAEKPVAPQDAATMQSAENLVFGETIKGGPAAAMQSAAMRNERMGLVGHDQATDATAEQGVSVSETRVPGGRIVTEFVAGQAVGQYLAPDDAADAGGAGGDDTKITIGEALEAAGYSAGGRPVERSDAAAIQAAEVRATGLDVNIPGGLAAQAQSAADANAWAARDDEKAKLGDVLSNATAKLVADKEVEADDAARVASAETRNKDDKTVRPGGIAASVAAAARLNKQGA; this comes from the exons ATGTCGATCGCAAGATTCAGCTGTACTACTCACCTAGCCACCCTACACACGCTCGGAGCAACGCGGCAGATAACCAGACGCCTTCTCGGCAAGATGAGCCAGGGGCAACAGAGGAGGCCGTCGTCCGACCAAGcccaggcgggcggcggcgggcaggGCCAGGGACAGGGAGGAGGCGCCGTCCGCTACGGCGACGTGTTCCCGGCCGTGACCGGCGGCCTCGCGGAGAAGCCCGTGGCGCCGCAGGACGCGGCCACGATGCAGTCGGCCGAGAACCTCGTTTTCGGGGAGACGATCAAGGGCGGGCCGGCGGCAGCCATGCAGTCCGCGGCCATGCGGAACGAGCGCATGGGCCTCGTCGGCCACGACCAGGCCACGGACGCCACCGCCGAGCAGGGTGTCTCCGTGTCCGAGACCCGCGTCCCCGGCGGGCGTATCGTCACCGAGTTCGTCGCCGGGCAGGCCGTGGGCCAGTACCTCGCGCCGGATGATGCCGCCGATGCAGGCGGAGCCGGTGGCGACGACACGAAGATAACTATCGGCGAGGCGCTGGAGGCGGCAGGTTACTCGGCCGGAGGCAGGCCGGTGGAGCGCAGCGACGCGGCGGCCATCCAGGCGGCCGAAGTGCGGGCCACCGGGCTGGACGTCAATATCCCTGGTGGCCTGGCCGCGCAGGCGCAGTCGGCCGCCGACGCCAACGCCTGGGCCGCGCGCGACGATGAGAAGGCCAAGCTCGGCGACGTGCTCTCG AATGCGACGGCGAAGCTGGTTGCGGACAAGGAGGTGGAGGCCGACGACGCGGCGAGGGTGGCCTCGGCGGAGACCCGAAACAAGGATGACAAGACGGTGAGGCCGGGAGGGATAGCAGCGTCCGTGGCTGCGGCGGCGCGGCTCAACAAGCAGGGCGCATAG